AAATCAAATTTGCAGACGGCTTTTTATCAAGGTTTCACCCAACATATAGTCGAATAAAATAAGAATGAGACAAGGCAGCGAAGCCGCAGACAGTACACATAGTACGGCAAGGCAAAGCAACGCTGTATCATTCTTATTTTAAATGACTATAAAAGTTTGACGCGACAACCGGCCATACGCACCCGTCAGCGCAACAATGCAAAACGCAGGAAATCGGCAAAATGATTTGCCCAATGGTATTCGTGATGAATTTCATGCGCCATGATTCGCAAGCGGATATTGTCCAGCGGGTGTCCGGTGCGGATAAGCGCCTGATAATAATGCAGCGTGCAATCAATATAGGCTTGGTTCATATTGGAAATGAAATGTGAATCTATTTCATCTCCTTCATTGGTGCCGACTTGGATAAACACGCGGCTGTTGCGGTCTATCGGGTGGTGGTGGATAAAAGCGTTGAAGTCCTGCTCGTTAAACCACGAAGCCAGCGAAAACACGCCCAAATGCCCGAAAACATTCGGGTATGCCGCGCCCATGTAGGCGGTAATGATGCCGCCCATCGAGCTGCCCGCCAGCAGGGTATGCTCCCGCTGCGGCAAGGTGCGGTAACTGCGGTCGATAAACGGCTTAACCGTTTCCACCACCCATTTCCCATACATCATGCCCATGCCGCCTGCGTGGGCAGTTTCCGGCGTAGAGCCCGTATTGGTACGCCACGGCCCGTATTCGTCCAGCCTTTGCGTACCGGCATT
The nucleotide sequence above comes from Neisseria animalis. Encoded proteins:
- a CDS encoding alpha/beta hydrolase, which produces MQFQPDYLKMEEHFLHVPYFNHARRVRVLLPKDYYNEPEARYPVVYMHDGQNVFYSKESYSGHSWKIIPTVKKQHDLPKLIIVGIDNAGTQRLDEYGPWRTNTGSTPETAHAGGMGMMYGKWVVETVKPFIDRSYRTLPQREHTLLAGSSMGGIITAYMGAAYPNVFGHLGVFSLASWFNEQDFNAFIHHHPIDRNSRVFIQVGTNEGDEIDSHFISNMNQAYIDCTLHYYQALIRTGHPLDNIRLRIMAHEIHHEYHWANHFADFLRFALLR